One genomic segment of Amycolatopsis sp. WQ 127309 includes these proteins:
- a CDS encoding GH92 family glycosyl hydrolase codes for MRSKVLAGALTLAVVATGVSPAVASAAGGDALDAVNTFIGTQDEGNTFPGASAPFGMTQVSPITSHYAGYRYTDTAIRGFGHFFLSGAGCWEQGGLVSTLPTTGEIGPGKAFDTTKAATFDQTKYAAPFTHDGEVGKPGYYKVHLTGYGGVDVETTAATRAGVERYTFAKPGDANVFVNVGQANDKEPVTGSSVRVVDDRTVEGTVESQAFCGGKSYTTYFTTKFDKPFKASGTWSPTGGTPGSRESSGGAGLRGAWLTFGGGSQVTATTAISQVDAQGARVNLAAEHIRSFDAAKADAQRTWRRELSSVDIKGGTPDDRTVFYTSLYHTLLQPLTANDADGRYYGFDKKVHRAVGWTYYDFFSLWDTYRTQNQLLALLRPDRARDIAKSILAIHDQGGWLPRWAYASQETNTMTGDPVTPFLVDLWRFGALSGNEMRAYQALLQNSTQIPPASSPFQGRSGNASYQQDGFVQYDPDFPKKGQDTDPNHGASATLEYALGDCSLSVMAAALGKKSDAAALSEQARTYRTLWDASQTDRGFTGFFRPKVAGGDWFTPATGPYSPQSQDGFHEGTAWQYQWLVQQDVPGLVQRMGGPAATGKRLDDFFAYDELVKDPAAAVRENWVVGPYDYYDQFRYNPNNEPDLHSPWMYALTGQPAKTSGVVRAAHTLFTNAPNGVTGNDDLGTMSAWYVFSALGLYPAVPGTGNFVLNAPRFERSVLHLQNGRDVTIKAPGADGSKLQYVSGLKVGSKRSDKVYVSLEQLRSGTTLDFGLTTDAAKATWGTSPSSAPISPCSD; via the coding sequence ATGAGGAGCAAGGTCCTGGCGGGCGCGTTGACGCTCGCCGTCGTGGCGACGGGGGTGAGTCCCGCCGTCGCTTCGGCCGCTGGTGGGGACGCCCTCGACGCCGTCAACACGTTCATCGGCACGCAGGACGAGGGCAACACGTTCCCCGGCGCGTCGGCGCCGTTCGGGATGACGCAGGTCAGCCCCATCACCTCGCACTACGCCGGCTACCGCTACACCGACACCGCGATCCGCGGCTTCGGCCACTTCTTCTTGTCCGGCGCGGGCTGCTGGGAGCAGGGCGGCCTCGTCTCGACGCTGCCCACGACCGGCGAGATCGGGCCGGGCAAGGCGTTCGACACGACGAAGGCCGCGACCTTCGACCAGACGAAGTACGCGGCGCCGTTTACCCACGACGGCGAGGTCGGCAAGCCCGGCTACTACAAGGTCCACCTGACCGGCTACGGCGGCGTCGACGTCGAGACGACGGCGGCGACCCGCGCCGGCGTCGAGCGGTACACCTTCGCGAAACCGGGTGACGCCAACGTCTTCGTCAACGTCGGGCAGGCCAACGACAAGGAGCCGGTGACCGGCAGCAGCGTCCGGGTCGTGGACGACCGGACCGTCGAAGGCACCGTGGAGTCGCAGGCGTTCTGCGGCGGCAAGTCCTACACGACGTACTTCACGACGAAGTTCGACAAGCCGTTCAAGGCCTCGGGCACGTGGTCGCCGACCGGCGGCACGCCCGGCTCGCGCGAATCGAGCGGCGGCGCGGGCCTGCGCGGCGCGTGGCTGACCTTCGGCGGCGGCAGCCAGGTCACCGCGACCACCGCGATCTCCCAGGTGGACGCGCAGGGCGCGCGGGTCAACCTGGCGGCCGAGCACATCCGGTCGTTCGACGCGGCGAAGGCCGATGCCCAGCGCACCTGGCGGCGGGAACTGTCCAGTGTGGACATCAAGGGCGGCACGCCCGACGACCGGACGGTGTTCTACACCTCGCTCTACCACACGCTCCTGCAGCCGCTGACCGCGAACGACGCGGACGGCCGCTACTACGGCTTCGACAAGAAGGTCCACCGCGCGGTCGGCTGGACGTACTACGACTTCTTCTCGCTGTGGGACACCTACCGCACGCAGAACCAGCTCCTGGCCCTGCTGCGGCCGGACCGCGCTCGCGATATCGCCAAGAGCATCCTGGCCATCCACGACCAGGGCGGCTGGCTGCCGCGGTGGGCGTACGCCAGCCAGGAGACCAACACGATGACCGGTGACCCGGTCACGCCGTTCCTGGTGGACCTTTGGCGGTTCGGCGCGCTGTCGGGCAACGAGATGCGCGCCTACCAGGCGTTGCTGCAGAACTCGACGCAGATCCCGCCCGCGTCGTCGCCGTTCCAGGGCCGCTCGGGCAACGCGAGCTACCAGCAGGACGGGTTCGTCCAGTACGACCCGGACTTCCCGAAGAAGGGGCAGGACACCGACCCGAACCACGGCGCGTCGGCCACCCTCGAGTACGCGCTCGGCGACTGCTCGCTGTCGGTCATGGCGGCGGCGCTCGGGAAGAAGTCCGACGCCGCGGCGCTGTCGGAGCAGGCCCGGACCTACCGGACGCTCTGGGACGCGTCGCAGACCGACCGCGGCTTCACCGGCTTCTTCCGGCCGAAGGTCGCGGGCGGCGACTGGTTCACCCCCGCCACCGGGCCGTACAGCCCGCAGAGCCAGGACGGCTTCCACGAGGGCACGGCCTGGCAGTACCAGTGGCTGGTCCAGCAGGACGTCCCCGGCCTGGTCCAGCGGATGGGCGGCCCGGCGGCCACCGGGAAGCGGCTGGACGACTTCTTCGCCTACGACGAGCTGGTGAAGGACCCGGCGGCGGCCGTCCGCGAGAACTGGGTCGTCGGGCCGTACGACTACTACGACCAGTTCCGCTACAACCCGAACAACGAGCCCGACCTGCACTCGCCGTGGATGTACGCGCTCACCGGGCAGCCGGCGAAGACGTCCGGGGTCGTGCGGGCCGCGCACACGCTGTTCACGAACGCGCCCAACGGCGTCACCGGCAACGACGACCTCGGCACCATGTCGGCTTGGTACGTCTTCAGCGCGCTCGGGCTCTACCCCGCCGTCCCAGGGACTGGGAACTTCGTGCTCAACGCGCCGCGGTTCGAGCGGTCCGTGCTGCACCTGCAGAACGGCCGCGACGTCACGATCAAGGCGCCCGGCGCGGACGGCTCGAAGCTGCAGTACGTTTCGGGCCTCAAGGTCGGCTCGAAGCGGTCCGACAAGGTGTACGTCAGTCTCGAGCAGCTGAGGAGCGGCACGACGCTGGACTTCGGCCTGACCACCGACGCCGCGAAGGCGACGTGGGGGACTTCGCCGTCGTCAGCACCGATTTCCCCGTGTTCTGACTAG
- a CDS encoding DUF3817 domain-containing protein gives MSSKAALVFRVAAVAEALSWAALLVGMFLKYVVHSSGEGGVPVIGMVHGVIFVLYVVVSLSVAKPLGWRPKTLVLALLASIPPLFTWLFEKWALRNGKLDGPQRLTHGGVGLFQVREPVAA, from the coding sequence GTGTCCAGCAAGGCCGCTCTAGTGTTCCGCGTGGCCGCAGTCGCCGAAGCCCTTTCCTGGGCCGCGCTGCTTGTCGGGATGTTCCTCAAGTACGTCGTGCACTCCTCCGGTGAGGGCGGCGTGCCCGTCATCGGCATGGTGCACGGCGTGATCTTCGTCCTGTACGTGGTCGTCTCCCTGTCCGTGGCGAAGCCGCTCGGCTGGCGCCCCAAGACCCTGGTCCTCGCGCTGCTCGCGAGCATCCCGCCGCTGTTCACCTGGCTGTTCGAGAAGTGGGCGCTGCGCAACGGCAAGCTCGACGGCCCGCAGCGGCTGACCCATGGCGGTGTCGGCCTGTTCCAGGTGCGCGAGCCCGTCGCCGCTTGA
- a CDS encoding MarR family winged helix-turn-helix transcriptional regulator codes for MNRPLPFDPIARAAQLWEARIGPSGTMAAVTGVMRVQQIIQSAVDGALKPHGLTFARYEALVLLTFARSASLPMRVMGERLQLHPTSVTNIVDRLERDGLVKRVAHPTDRRTTLVEITAEGRKRRETATAAVTEIDFGLNGLTERQTEQLTDLLTKVRRATGDFTE; via the coding sequence ATGAACCGTCCGCTGCCGTTCGACCCGATCGCCCGCGCGGCACAGCTTTGGGAGGCCCGGATCGGGCCCTCCGGCACCATGGCCGCGGTCACCGGCGTGATGCGGGTCCAGCAGATCATCCAGTCCGCGGTGGACGGTGCGCTCAAGCCGCACGGCCTGACCTTCGCCCGGTACGAAGCGCTGGTGCTGCTCACCTTCGCCCGCAGCGCCAGCCTGCCGATGCGGGTGATGGGCGAGCGGCTCCAGCTGCACCCCACCAGTGTCACCAACATAGTCGACCGGCTGGAGCGCGACGGGCTCGTGAAGCGCGTCGCGCACCCGACCGACCGCCGCACGACGCTGGTGGAGATCACCGCCGAGGGCCGCAAGCGCCGCGAGACCGCGACCGCGGCGGTCACCGAGATCGACTTCGGGCTCAACGGGCTGACCGAGCGCCAGACCGAGCAGCTCACCGACCTGCTGACGAAGGTCCGCCGCGCCACCGGGGACTTCACCGAGTAG
- a CDS encoding recombinase family protein, with translation MPKRAILYRRESVAGEEKVSLEVQERQGRQYCERKGYQVVGVESDSGMSGFSVEYVDRPGVVRTIERVERGEADVVVPMWVSRLSRDELDQAVIWRRIERAGGKVDSVTEGDDPFTQGIHKLVAVEFSREKSRTWKAIKERRNALGLLHGGQTPWGYEPSDVRDTPPTPHETNGPVMLDCYQRYVRGAGHRSLVDDLNERGFRTTRGKLFSLASFTRLMDSGFAAGFITVGDRLVKGAHVAIVSDTLWREYRRERERRSKVHPKARQPHHWPLGGGLTTCATCGTNLSLNRYEEPSYARCSKRLHKGKSVCAGVEIRRAMIDTAVGLWLGSRITELAAVAADARDVDERRAAIGQRLAELHEDEQRIVAGRSAAARLVASGDMTEDDFITAKRDADHKLESIVDAIATAHAELNALEPTLDVYDQLSRDAAETPEEWHVRLRKVIRVVRVSRDSVTVVPWHGEPHVVDRRDLQPVELGGRRRGANGKFLPKTA, from the coding sequence ATGCCCAAGAGAGCGATCTTGTACCGGCGCGAGTCGGTGGCCGGCGAGGAGAAGGTCAGCCTCGAAGTCCAGGAGCGGCAGGGACGTCAGTACTGCGAGCGCAAGGGCTACCAGGTCGTCGGCGTCGAGTCCGACTCCGGCATGTCCGGCTTCAGCGTCGAGTACGTCGACCGGCCGGGCGTCGTCCGGACGATCGAGCGGGTCGAGCGCGGCGAGGCCGACGTCGTGGTGCCGATGTGGGTCAGCCGATTGTCACGTGACGAGCTGGACCAGGCGGTGATCTGGCGCCGCATCGAGCGAGCGGGCGGTAAGGTCGACTCGGTCACTGAAGGCGATGACCCGTTCACCCAAGGCATCCACAAGCTGGTGGCGGTCGAGTTCTCACGCGAGAAGTCACGCACGTGGAAGGCGATCAAGGAGCGACGGAACGCGCTCGGCCTGCTGCACGGCGGGCAGACGCCCTGGGGTTACGAGCCTTCGGACGTGCGCGACACGCCGCCGACGCCGCACGAGACGAACGGCCCGGTGATGCTCGACTGCTACCAGCGGTACGTCCGCGGCGCCGGCCACCGGTCACTCGTGGACGACCTGAACGAGCGCGGGTTCCGAACCACGCGCGGCAAGCTGTTCAGCTTGGCCAGCTTCACCCGGCTGATGGACTCGGGCTTCGCTGCCGGGTTCATCACCGTCGGCGACCGGTTGGTCAAGGGCGCGCACGTCGCGATCGTCTCAGACACCCTGTGGCGCGAGTACCGGCGCGAGCGGGAGCGTCGCAGCAAGGTCCACCCGAAGGCGCGTCAGCCGCACCACTGGCCGCTCGGAGGCGGGCTCACAACGTGCGCGACGTGCGGCACGAACCTGTCGCTCAACCGGTACGAGGAGCCGAGCTACGCCCGCTGCTCGAAGCGACTCCACAAGGGCAAGTCCGTGTGCGCGGGCGTCGAGATCCGGCGGGCGATGATCGACACGGCGGTCGGGCTGTGGCTCGGCTCACGGATCACCGAGCTGGCCGCGGTCGCCGCCGACGCGCGCGACGTCGACGAGCGACGCGCGGCCATCGGCCAGCGGCTCGCTGAGCTGCACGAGGACGAGCAGCGCATCGTGGCCGGCCGGAGCGCCGCCGCGCGACTGGTCGCGTCCGGCGACATGACAGAGGACGACTTCATCACCGCGAAGCGTGACGCTGATCACAAGCTGGAATCGATCGTGGACGCGATCGCGACGGCTCACGCCGAGCTGAACGCGCTCGAACCGACCTTGGACGTGTACGACCAGCTGTCGCGTGACGCCGCGGAGACGCCCGAGGAGTGGCACGTCCGCCTGCGCAAGGTCATCCGCGTGGTCCGGGTCAGCCGCGATTCGGTCACCGTCGTCCCTTGGCACGGCGAGCCGCACGTCGTGGACCGGCGGGACCTGCAGCCGGTCGAGCTGGGCGGGCGACGCCGCGGCGCGAACGGCAAGTTCCTGCCGAAGACCGCGTAA